From Rutidosis leptorrhynchoides isolate AG116_Rl617_1_P2 chromosome 3, CSIRO_AGI_Rlap_v1, whole genome shotgun sequence, a single genomic window includes:
- the LOC139897477 gene encoding pentatricopeptide repeat-containing protein At2g01390-like isoform X1, with amino-acid sequence MFASCSPFRFLKTYKPLLFFYVNYFHSQTQFKHNKPIKQFTSKFKKTKTLRIQENVVNPKVYMKDTIRNISNILRYSTWDSAQKQLETLTIKWDSYTINQVLKTHPPMEKAWLFFNWSSGLKGFKHDQFTFTTMIDIFGEAKRISSMRFVFEQMEKKGIKIDVVTYTSMLHWLSNDGDVEGSVKLWEEMKDKGLYPTVVSYTAYMKVLFNHGRVKEATNVYKEMIRSGCPPNCFTYTVLMEHLASCGKFEEVLDIFIKMQEAGVQPDKATCNILVENCSKTGETWLMTKILQYMKENSLVLRQPIYTKALETLRNAGQSDVLLKDSNRHLSTHHMKAEPAIRTIYDTNNLDELLVLYLLNREHFVGVDFLLAQMMDKKVFLTREIISSVIEAYIAHDRPRGAVLAYEYGKKLGMKFDKSLYLSLVGLFIRTNFFDQILEIVEEISKDGIFLGINQSALLIYKLGCANKPVTAAKVFDLLPDNEKNTTTYTALMAAYFASRNVSKGLQIFAEMKELGISVALGTYNVLLAGLEKSGRRVEFEVYRKEKKKMQTASFNKNQESVEEMTCNLLFARDYVS; translated from the exons ATGTTTGCTTCTTGTTCTCCCTTTAGATTCCTCAAAACTTACAAACCCCTTTTATTCTTTTATGTTAATTATTTCCATTCACAAACCCAATTCAAACACAACAAACCCATAAAGCAATTCACCTCAAAATTCAAAAAGACTAAAACTTTAAGAATTCAAGAAAATGTAGTAAACCCTAAAGTATACATGAAAGATACAATAAGAAACATATCAAACATACTCAGGTATTCAACTTGGGATTCTGCTCAAAAACAGTTAGAAACCCTAACCATAAAATGGGATTCTTACACAATAAATCAAGTTTTAAAAACTCATCCTCCAATGGAAAAAGCTTGGTTATTTTTTAATTGGTCATCTGGGTTAAAAGGTTTTAAGCATGACCAGTTTACTTTTACTACAATGATTGATATATTTGGGGAAGCAAAAAGGATATCATCAATGAGATTTGTTTTTGAACAAATGGAAAAGAAAGGGATTAAAATCGACGTGGTTACGTACACTTCGATGTTGCATTGGCTTTCGAATGATGGTGATGTTGAAGGGTCTGTGAAGTTATGGGAGGAGATGAAAGATAAAGGGTTGTATCCAACTGTTGTTTCTTATACTGCTTATATGAAGGTTCTGTTTAATCATGGTAGAGTTAAAGAAGCTACTAATGTATATAAGGAGATGATTCGATCCGGTTGCCCCCCGAATTGTTTTACGTATACAGTATTAATGGAGCATCTTGCTAGTTGTG GAAAATTCGAAGAGGTTTTAGACATATTTATAAAGATGCAAGAAGCAGGCGTACAGCCTGATAAAGCTACATGCAACATCCTAGTTGAAAATTGTAGTAAAACAGGGGAAACATGGCTTATGACGAAAATTCTTCAATATATGAAAGAAAATTCTCTTGTTTTGCGCCAACCTATATACACAAAAGCTCTCGAAACATTAAGAAATGCAGGACAATCTGATGTTCTCCTCAAGGATTCAAATCGTCATCTATCTACGCATCACATGAAAGCAGAGCCCGCAATTCGCACAATTTATGACACAAACAACTTAGATGAGCTACTCGTGTTATATCTTTTGAACAGAGAACACTTTGTCGGTGTTGACTTTTTACTTGCCCAAATGATGGACAAAAAAGTCTTTTTGACTCGAGAGATTATTTCATCGGTTATTGAAGCATACATCGCTCATGATAGACCTCGTGGTGCTGTTTTGGCTTATGAGTACGGTAAGAAACTGGGAATGAAATTTGATAAAAGTTTGTACCTTTCGTTGGTTGGTCTATTTATAAGAACGAATTTTTTCGATCAAATTCTAGAAATTGTTGAAGAAATTAGTAAAGATGGAATCTTTCTTGGAATTAATCAGAGTGCGTTGTTGATATACAAACTCGGGTGCGCTAATAAGCCTGTAACAGCTGCGAAAGTGTTCGATTTATTGCCTGATAATGAGAAGAACACAACAACGTATACTGCGTTAATGGCAGCATATTTTGCTTCTAGGAATGTTTCGAAAGGGCTTCAGATTTTTGCCGAAATGAAAGAGTTAGGTATTTCTGTTGCTCTTGGAACTTATAATGTTTTGTTGGCTGGTCTTGAAAAAAGCGGTAGACGTGTTGAGTTTGAGGTTTATAGAAAGGAGAAAAAGAAGATGCAAACTGCTAGTTTTAATAAAAATCAAGAATCTGTAGAagaaatgacttgtaatttatTGTTTGCTAGGGATTATGTATCTTGA
- the LOC139897477 gene encoding pentatricopeptide repeat-containing protein At2g01390-like isoform X2 translates to MFASCSPFRFLKTYKPLLFFYVNYFHSQTQFKHNKPIKQFTSKFKKTKTLRIQENVVNPKVYMKDTIRNISNILRYSTWDSAQKQLETLTIKWDSYTINQVLKTHPPMEKAWLFFNWSSGLKGFKHDQFTFTTMIDIFGEAKRISSMRFVFEQMEKKGIKIDVVTYTSMLHWLSNDGDVEGSVKLWEEMKDKGLYPTVVSYTAYMKVLFNHGRVKEATNVYKEMIRSGCPPNCFTYTVLMEHLASCGKFEEVLDIFIKMQEAGVQPDKATCNILVENCSKTGETWLMTKILQYMKENSLVLRQPIYTKALETLRNAGQSDVLLKDSNRHLSTHHMKAEPAIRTIYDTNNLDELLVLYLLNREHFVGVDFLLAQMMDKKVFLTREIISSVIEAYIAHDRPRGAVLAYEYEIVEEISKDGIFLGINQSALLIYKLGCANKPVTAAKVFDLLPDNEKNTTTYTALMAAYFASRNVSKGLQIFAEMKELGISVALGTYNVLLAGLEKSGRRVEFEVYRKEKKKMQTASFNKNQESVEEMTCNLLFARDYVS, encoded by the exons ATGTTTGCTTCTTGTTCTCCCTTTAGATTCCTCAAAACTTACAAACCCCTTTTATTCTTTTATGTTAATTATTTCCATTCACAAACCCAATTCAAACACAACAAACCCATAAAGCAATTCACCTCAAAATTCAAAAAGACTAAAACTTTAAGAATTCAAGAAAATGTAGTAAACCCTAAAGTATACATGAAAGATACAATAAGAAACATATCAAACATACTCAGGTATTCAACTTGGGATTCTGCTCAAAAACAGTTAGAAACCCTAACCATAAAATGGGATTCTTACACAATAAATCAAGTTTTAAAAACTCATCCTCCAATGGAAAAAGCTTGGTTATTTTTTAATTGGTCATCTGGGTTAAAAGGTTTTAAGCATGACCAGTTTACTTTTACTACAATGATTGATATATTTGGGGAAGCAAAAAGGATATCATCAATGAGATTTGTTTTTGAACAAATGGAAAAGAAAGGGATTAAAATCGACGTGGTTACGTACACTTCGATGTTGCATTGGCTTTCGAATGATGGTGATGTTGAAGGGTCTGTGAAGTTATGGGAGGAGATGAAAGATAAAGGGTTGTATCCAACTGTTGTTTCTTATACTGCTTATATGAAGGTTCTGTTTAATCATGGTAGAGTTAAAGAAGCTACTAATGTATATAAGGAGATGATTCGATCCGGTTGCCCCCCGAATTGTTTTACGTATACAGTATTAATGGAGCATCTTGCTAGTTGTG GAAAATTCGAAGAGGTTTTAGACATATTTATAAAGATGCAAGAAGCAGGCGTACAGCCTGATAAAGCTACATGCAACATCCTAGTTGAAAATTGTAGTAAAACAGGGGAAACATGGCTTATGACGAAAATTCTTCAATATATGAAAGAAAATTCTCTTGTTTTGCGCCAACCTATATACACAAAAGCTCTCGAAACATTAAGAAATGCAGGACAATCTGATGTTCTCCTCAAGGATTCAAATCGTCATCTATCTACGCATCACATGAAAGCAGAGCCCGCAATTCGCACAATTTATGACACAAACAACTTAGATGAGCTACTCGTGTTATATCTTTTGAACAGAGAACACTTTGTCGGTGTTGACTTTTTACTTGCCCAAATGATGGACAAAAAAGTCTTTTTGACTCGAGAGATTATTTCATCGGTTATTGAAGCATACATCGCTCATGATAGACCTCGTGGTGCTGTTTTGGCTTATGAGTACG AAATTGTTGAAGAAATTAGTAAAGATGGAATCTTTCTTGGAATTAATCAGAGTGCGTTGTTGATATACAAACTCGGGTGCGCTAATAAGCCTGTAACAGCTGCGAAAGTGTTCGATTTATTGCCTGATAATGAGAAGAACACAACAACGTATACTGCGTTAATGGCAGCATATTTTGCTTCTAGGAATGTTTCGAAAGGGCTTCAGATTTTTGCCGAAATGAAAGAGTTAGGTATTTCTGTTGCTCTTGGAACTTATAATGTTTTGTTGGCTGGTCTTGAAAAAAGCGGTAGACGTGTTGAGTTTGAGGTTTATAGAAAGGAGAAAAAGAAGATGCAAACTGCTAGTTTTAATAAAAATCAAGAATCTGTAGAagaaatgacttgtaatttatTGTTTGCTAGGGATTATGTATCTTGA